DNA from Dethiosulfovibrio peptidovorans:
GCGTCGGCTATCGCTGACATCCTGCCTGATACGGTGAGCTTGGATGGCCTTCGGGCCGACGGAATTCTTCCTATTAGGTGGGAGCATGACCTGCTCATCGTCGCCGTTCCGTCTCTGGATCGGTATGACAGGGCTCAGGCTTTGGGATATGCTTTGGGAGCCGTGGTGGACGTGGAGATATTTGAGGTCTCGGCTATTGTCCAGAGACTTAACGAACTCTATGACCTCAAGAGTGGCATGGCCGACGATGCGGTGAGAGACATGGAGGGCATCGACGACGTTGATGCCTTGGCTCGGGAGGATGTCCTGAGCGACTCGGTGGACGTCCCGGTTATTCGTTTGGTCAACGGTCTCTTCGTGGACGCCATGAAGCAACGGGCTACTGATATTCACGTTGAGCCCTATGAGGATTCGGTTGTGGTCCGATTTCGGACAGACGGAGTTCTGCGGGATCGGCTGACCCTTCCTCGGAGCCACCAAGCTCCTCTGGTGAGCCGGCTCAAGGTTATGGCCAGGATGGACATCGCCGAACACATGACTCCTCAGGATGGTCGTATTGGCATCACTGTAGGCGGTCGGGCTGTAGACATTCGGGTTAACTCCATCCCGACCCAGCATGGCGAGAGAATAGCTCTTCGGCTTCTGGATAAAGGAAGCGGCGTTCTTACCCTGAGGGAGCTGGGAATGGACGATAGAGAGCTCGGTCTCATGGAGCGTATCATATCCAATCCCTACGGAATGATCCTCTTCACGGGACCTACGGGCTCAGGTAAGTCAACCAGTCTCTATGCTATTCTTCAGGAACTAGCCAAGCCGTCGGTGAACGTAATCACCGTGGAGGACCCGGTAGAGTACGACCTCCCCGGTGTAGCCCAGATCCAGGTGAACGAAAAGGCTGGGATGACCTTTGCCTCGGCCCTTCGATCTATCCTTCGGCAGGATCCCGACATCGTCATGATCGGAGAGATGAGGGATTTCGATACGGCTCATATTGGAGTTCAGGCCTCCTTGACGGGGCATCTGGTGCTCTCTACCCTTCATACCAACGACTCAATCAGTGCGGTAGCTCGTTTGGTGGATATGGAGGTGGAGCCCTATCTGGTGGCGGGATCTCTGGTAGGGGTCATCGCTCAGAGGCTGGTTCGGCGGCTCTGTCCCTACTGTCGGCGCTCCGTTGATGTCCCGTCTATGCTGAGACGCCAGGGTGTGAACCACGCTTGGGGGGCTGAAGGGTGTCCTCAGTGTGCAGGGACCGGCTACCGAGGTCGGGTCGGTATCTATGAGCAGCTCCTCATGGACGATGGACTCAAGGAAGCTGTTGCTCGAAACGCCTCGGCTCGAGAGATGCGAGATCTGGCCAAGCCCCAGGGTTTCAGAACTCTTTGGGAAATAGGACTGTCCTTGGTCGATCAGGGTACGACCTCTCCTGAAGAATTGATCCGTGTTGCCGGGGAATCGTAAATGCCTGCCTATCGATATAGTGCTTATGATCCGAAAGGGGCTCTCAAAAAAGGCAGAATAGATGCCCCTGGGAGTCAACAGGCCGCTGAAGCCTTGGCAGTGCAGGGGCTGGTGGTGGTCGAGATGGCCGAGGAAGAGGTCTCAGTAGGGAAAAAATACAGTAAACTTTTGTCCTTAGAGGATCATGAAAATTTCTGCCGATCCCTGTCCACGTATCTGAGAGCAGGACTCCCCCTGATCGAGGTCTTGAGACTTTTGGAAAAACAGGGAGGAAAGCATCTGGGGCTTCTCTACGGATCTCTTCGGCAAGCTGTGGAAGGGGGGCGTCGTCTTTCGGCCGCTCTTCGGGAGACCAGGTGTTTCGACGAAAACCTCTGTTGCATGCTGGAATCGGGCGAACGGGGAGGCACATTGGATCAGGTTTTGAAACAGGCTGTGGGGCTTTTCTCCATGCAGGCGTCCTTGAGACGCCGCCTCCAGAACGCCATGACCTACCCTATCATCATGATGGTCGTGGGCCTGGGTGTGGTGGCTTTCCTTATGGCCTACGTGGTTCCCAAGGTGGCCGTTCTCTTCTCCGATATGGGGCAAGCTCTGCCTCTACCGACTCGCATCCTCATGGCTGTTTCGAGGGGAGTGCGATTTCTGGGTGTTCCGGCGCTTTTGAGCATATTAGTGTTGTTTGTTCTGGTCAAGACGGGACGAATACACCTTCGGCTTCCCTTTTTTCAGGGTATTCGGGAGAATCTCATCCTTTCGTTGGTGGTGTCCAACCAGGCGTCGCTCCTTCGATCGGGGATCCCTCTAGTTCAGGCGCTTCGTATGAGTGCTGTGCTCGATCCTCAGAAGGATCGATGGCTTTCTGTTGCTGATCAGATTAAGGGAGGCCTTCGATTCGAGAAGGCTCTCGAAAAAGACGGAAGTTTCGATGAGGATCTCGTCTACTTCATACGAGTAGGGGAGGTCGGTGGTGATCTCCCAGGATCGTTAGAGCATGTGGCCGAGGTTCGATGGGACCGGGCCAAGTCGAGTATGGATCGGATGACGCACCTGATCGAGCCGGCTATGGTACTGTTTCTCGGGGCAGTCGTGGGTTTCGTCGTTGTGGCGATCCTGCTGCCTATTTTCGATATCTCCAGTTTTGTTCGATAATGGGTTTTGATGATTATCAACCTTCAAGGAGGATGTATAGTGAAAAAACGTAGTGGATTTACCCTTGTAGAAATTTTGGTAGTAGTGGTCATCATCGGACTCTTGGCCACTTTGGTGGCTCCCAGGGTCATCGGTAGGGGTGAAGAGGCTAAAAGGACCGCCACGGAGGTGCAGATCAGGGAAATCGAGCAAGCTCTCGATATGTATAAACTCGATAACGGTATGTATCCTACCACGGAGCAAGGACTGGAGGCCCTGATCACCAAGCCGACGACCTCCCCAGAGCCTCGTCGTTGGAGGAATGAGGGCTATATGAAAAAGCTCCCTCTCGATCCTTGGGGCAAGGCTTTTATATATCGTCAGCCTGGTGATCACGGCGAGTTCGATCTTTTTTCCTGTGGGCCTGATGGCGAAGAAGGCGGAGAGGCTGACGGCAAGGATATCGCAAACTGGGATTAAGATGATCGGGCGGCGTCGGGGATTTACCCTTTTTGAGATCCTGCTGGTTGTAGTTCTCGTGGGGTTTTTGGCAGCTATCTCTGTGGCCAGGCTGGCCCCTCAGGATCCCGATCCTCTGGTGTCTTTGAATCGATATCTGGCTCAGGCCCGGTCGATTGCTCTGGACGGCGGGCCCTTGTTCCTCTCGGTACAGGAGGGGGCTTTGTCCCTCTCGGATGCCTCCGGGAACCCCGTCCCCATAGGTACTCACCTGCCACAGGGTGAATGGCACCTGTTTCCAGAGAGGTTGATCTTTTTCAGGGACGGGAGCTGTTCGCCTGGGACGGTGAAACTCGATGGTGGTTGGGGGCGTGATTCATTTCTTCTGGCCGTGACCGGTCACGTCTATCAGGTTCGGTGATTTCCCGTCGAGATGGCGGCCACGTTAGCCTTCCCAAATGTGATTGCATAAAGAAAAACGGGGCGTCCCTGAACGGATCAGGAGGCGCCCCAGATCTCTTCTCCTACCTGCCTGCTGTTCCCTCAAAAATACCAGCGGAACGCTTAGGAGCAGGCAGGGTGATCATATCCAACGGGGCACTTACTGCCTGTCACGTTTACCCAGCGCCTCGTCAATCGCTTAAATGAACGATCGAAGGCCGAGATACGGGAGCTCAATCCAGAATGAAGAACGATCAGCACAACGTGGTAGATGGTACCCAAATTTGTCGTTCATCTTTGTTGTGTGGTTCATCAGGCAGAGATCTCTAATCCGTCGTGAAAAGATCCCTGTATCGTGGGTATGGCCACAGATCGCCGGCCACCAGAAGCTCAGCAGAATCACTCATTCCTCGGATGGAGGCCATGAGAGGCAATACGTTCTCGGTGATGTCTCTTGCTTTATCCAGTAGCCCTGAGTAGCTTCTCCGTCGTCGCAGGTTGTCTAGTTTTTGAACGCTGAGGATCAGGCCGTTCTTCAGTGTGACAAGTTCCTGAAGAGCTTTTGTCCAAGGGGTGGAGCTCTCGATCAGATTTTCTGGAAGAGCTCTCAGGGCGTTGCTTTCAAGCGTGATCTGCCGTGTAATGGCCGGTAGAACGCCCTCGCGGATCATCGCTGCCAGGATTCCCATCTCCACGTCCACTGCCTTGACGTACTGTTCTATCCTGATTTCGTGATATGCCTCCATCTCCCTCTCGCTCATGATATTCAACTCTGCCATAAGAGCTTTGTTCTCAGGTACCAGGTACTGATCCAGCGCCTCTGGAGTGGATTCGGCCACGGTCAGCCCACGTTTTCTAGCTTCCTTGAGCCAATCCAGAGAATAGGCATTTCCCTCGAATCGGATGGAACGGCTTTCGGCAGCTCCATGGCGTATGGCTTCCAGGGCTGCGTCCGAGATCTCCATGCCGTCGGCGGTGCGCCGTTCTATCATGTCGCTTATTTCCTGCATTCCCTTACTCCAGACTGCCAGAAGAACTGTCAGAGGGCCGGCCAGGGCTTGAGGAGCTCCCACGGGTCGAAACTCGAACTTGTTTCCTGTGAAAGCGATGGGAGAGGTCCGATTGCGGTCGGCATTATCGGCCAGGACCGACGGCAGACGGTTTAAACCAAGGTCCAGAATTGATTGTGACGGCAGTTGATCGGGAAGTCCGCTTTCAATCCCTTCCAATATCTGTGTGAGAAGCTCGCCCAGATAGATGCTCATGATAGCCGGCGGAGCCTCGTTTCCTCCCAATCTGTGCATGTTCCCTGGTGAGGCGATGGAGGCTCGGAGGAGGCCATCGTATCGGGCTGCGCCCAGGAGAAAGGCGGAGAGAAATGTCAGGAACTGTATATTTCTTCGCTGATTTGACGATGGTTTCAGAAGGTTTCGTCCTTCGCTGTCCCGGAGGGATACGTTTAAGTGTTTGCCACTGCCGTTGACGCCAGCAAAGGGCTTTTCGTGGAGAAGCAGCCGAAATCCGTGTCGAAGAGCCATCTTGCGCATAGTTTCCATGAGAATATGATTCTGATCGCATCCCAGGTTCCCCTCGCTGACGTCTGGTGCGAACTCGAACTGACAGGGTGCGACTTCGTTATGTCGTGCTTTGAGTACCTGCCCCAGTCGATACATATCCCTCTCCACATCCTCCATATAGGCCAGAATTCTTGGGTGAATGGCCCCAAGATAATGAGCCTCTACGGTCTGTTCCAGGGGAGATGCTGCTCCAATCAACGTCCTGCCACAGGCCAACAGGTCTGGGCGCTTCCTCGCTTTTTCCTCGTCCACAAGAAAGTATTCCTGTTCTGCTCCCACGGTCACATCCACTGACCGTACGCTTCTGTTTCCGAAGAGTTTGAGAAGGCGCATGGCCTCTTTCCCTATAACATCGATGGATTTCAGGAGGGGCGTCTTCATGTCCAGGGGGGTGCCGTCGTATGAGATGAAGACCGAGGGAATACAGAGAGTTCCCCCCTTGGGGCTTTTGACTATAAATGCGGGGCTTGAGGGATCCCATGTGCTGTATCCTCGAGCTTCGAAAGTAGATCTGATACCGCCCGACGGGAACGATGAGGCATCGGGTTCGCTTCGGACAAGCTCCATACCGTTGAAAGCATCCAATGGAGTCCCTGATTCGTCGGTGGTCAAGAAGGCCACGTGTTTTTCTGCTGTAGCCTCGGTTCGGGGCAAAAACCAGTGGGTGTAGTGGGTTGCTCCCTTGGAGACGGCCCATTCTTTCATGGCTGTGGCGACGAAATCGGCCACGGAAAGATCCAGTTTCTGTCCTCCTTCGATGGCTGTATCGAGTTTTCTGTAGATCTCGTCGGGGAGTCTCTCTTTCATTATTTTCCTATCGAAGACATTCACTTTAAAAATTTCCCTGGGTCTCGTCGTAGCCATAGTATTGCCACCTCTTCTCTCTATTTTGGAAAAAGATAGTTGTTTATATCATCGATTGCCTGTTTTTGCAATTATTATGGCTGTTTTTTTGTTTTTTTAAGTGACATCAGGTGCGAATTTTTGATTTTAAGCTATTTTCGCATGTTTATTTTTTGTGGGGGCATGGAATAGGGTGAGCAGAGAGTGGGGCTCTGAGGTACAATGAATGATGATGTTTTGTGCATGTGAGGAGGAAGTCTGTTGATTTCAGGACGTCAGATGGTCTACCGCTTGTCGGTCACTGTGGTGTTAATTGTCGTTGTCTCTCTGTATGGGATGTGGTGGTGGCATACGTCCGTTGGGGTCCCTGAGATGGCTACGGCGAGGCCGATGTTTCTCCGTCAAGACGTTCCGGTGCGAGCTCTCCTTCTCTGGAGGGAGGAGCTTGTTCGGGCTAGGGTCAAAGGCGCGGTCCACTATACGTATGGTTCAACGCCTGTATTGGTAGGGAAGGGCGATCTAGTGGCCACTGTTTTGAAAAGCGGAAAAAACATCCCGGTGTATGCATCTCGAAAAGGCTATTTTGTCCCTGGACTGGATGGTCTCGAGGGGAGATGGCGATACTCGTCTCTGTGGCCCGGTTCGGCGTCACTACCCGAGATTTCACCGATCATCTGGTTCTCCGACCTCATGGAGTGTCGCTCGGATCGGATTATCGGCAAACTGATTCCTCAACCTCAGACTTTGCGGTGTATTCTCTATTCTTCTTTGACGGATTCACTTCAGTCGGATATACAGGGGGGGGCGGTGGAGATTCGTCTGAATCCTCTGGATGCGCCCTATCAAGGGAACGTCAGGGTTGCTCAGGAGTTTGGTCCGACCGTGAAGCTTTACCTGAACGTGCCGTTTTTTCCCGTCGATATGGTGCAGAGTCGAGAAGTCGTTCTTTATGTCAACCAGGGGGAGGCTCGGGGCGTGGAGATTCCCGAGTCATCGGTGGTGATCCGCGATGGGAAACAGGGTGTATTCGTAGTAAGAAGGGACAGGGCTTCTTTTCACGTTGTTCAGGGAGTGCCAATGGATGGGGGGAATTTTTTCGTCGAGGCTGGATTAAACCCCGGGAGTCTTGTATTATTGAATGGAACGGCTGCACGAGAAGGGAGGGTCCGTCTGTGGTAGACTTTGAAGGACAGCGAGCTCGAATAGAAACTGCCTTGGGGCGGATTGCCGAAGCTGCCCGGCGTTCAGGTCGCTCTCCGAAGGATGTTCGTCTCATCGGGGTCACGAAGACTCACTCTGTGGATCAGATTCTTCCGGCAGCTCAAACTGGTCTTCTGTTAGCTTTTGGGGAAAATCGGGTTCAGGAGGCTGAAGGCAAGATTGAGCTATGGCCTGACGATGTACCCATGGCATGGCACCTTATCGGTCATCTTCAACGCAACAAAGCTAAAAAAGCGGTAGCTCTTTTTGATATGATTCATACGCTGGACAGTCTGCGTCTCGCTGAGGCCGTCGATCGTCTTCTCTTGGAAGCGAAAAAAACGGCGTATCCGGTCCTCATTGAGGTGAATACCTCGGGCGAGGTGTCGAAGCATGGCGTCTCTGAGGACGATGCTATCTCTCTAACAGAGGCCGTACTCTCTCGGTGTTTATCTCTGGATGTGAGAGGCTTTATGACGGTGGGGCCCCTCTCAGACGATAAATCGGCTGTTGCGCGGGCCTTTGCTGCTTTGCGAAAGATACGGGATCGGGCGGTCGTTGCGATGGGACGTCCCTTCCCCGAACTATCGATGGGGATGAGCGGAGATTACGAACTGGCGGTCGAGGAAGGGAGCACCATCGTACGGTTGGGGGCAGCTCTTTTCGGCGAACGGGAACGGAGGCACGAGAAGATATGTTGAATCGGCTTTTTGAACTTTTAGGAATGTCCGATGACTACGACGATGAAATCGTGGTCACATCTCACAAAGAAGGAGAGAGTAAGACTGGAGAATCCCTTCAGGATCTTTCCCAGAGTGAGAGGATGCAGCGGGTGATGAGTCCCCTTCCTACCAAGGCTGAAGTTGTTTTATGTCGAGGGGGCGCCTGTGCCGAGCTGAAAGACGAGCTTATCAGCGCTGTGCGTCAGGGACGCTTGGTTCTTGTGGATCTTCAGGGTGTGGATCTGGACGAAGGCAATGCCTTCCTTTCGGGGCTTCATGAGGTGACCGCTGCTTCTCATGGGGCTTTGCTTCGGGTGTCTCGGACGGCCTTTTTGGCCACGCCGGTGAAGACTGCCTGTGAAGAGTGGGTTATAGGCGATCTGCCGGACTCTCAGGAGGTTCCTGGTGTCTAGTCTTGTAACGGTATTGGATATTGAGAGTATCACCTTTTCCAAGGCTCTTCGGGGGTATCAGCCTGAGGAGGTAGAGGCGTTCCTGGACAGGGTGGCCGATACTCTTCAATATGTGGCCGAGCGTCAATCAACTTTGGAGCAGGAGATTCATCGGCTTCAGGAAAAACTTGGTGAGTATGATACCCTTAAGGAATCTCTCCAAGAGGCTCTTCTGATGGCACAGCGCAGCTCGGAGGAGCGGGTTGGTTCGGCCAAGAAGGAGGCCGATGCCATCGTGGCTGAAGCCAAAAGTCGGGCCGAGGGCCTGATTGCTGAGGCCCGTAACGCCAAGGAGGACATCCTGCGCGAGTATGGTGATGCCAGAAAAAACAGGGCCATGTTCTTGGCAGATTTCCGGTCGCTTCTGGCTCGTTTTGCGAGTTTGGTCGATGATTCAGAGCGGAAGGACGAGGAGGGATTCCCCTGATCGACCTGGAAAGGTCCATCCATTCCCTTAGTGGAGTGGGTCCCGTTCGAGGGGCTCGGCTCGAGAAGCTGGGTGTTCGAACAATTGGGGACCTGCTCTTTTTTTTCCCACGTCGATATGAGGATCGTCGGAAACTGACCGCCTTGAAAGACCTGTGTCCCGATAGCACAGCAGGCTCCGTGGCCACGGTGGTCTCCGTTGAGAATCTCATTTCTGGTCGAAAAAAAATGCCCCTGACCCGGGCCATGCTCAGCGACGGTCTTTCTCTGGCTTCTGCTCTATGGTTTAACAGAAAGGGACTGGATCGGCTTCTCTCCTCTGGAACCTCGGTAGCTCTTTTCGGACGAGTGTCTGTTGATCGAAACCTTCTTCAATTCGTCGCTCCTGAGTTTGAGATCCTCGAGAATGGTCAGGTTCCGAGGATCGTTGGTACTATCGTCCCCGTCTATCCTCTCACGGCAGGTTTAACCGATCAATGGTTGAGAAGCGTGGTGGCCCGATTGCTGGAGGGGGATCTTGACCTGTTTGATCCTCTCCCTTTGGATTTTAAAAAGGATCTTGAGTTGGCGGCGTTGGAGGATTCGGTTCGAGAGATGCATCGTCCCTCGTCTCCTGACGCTTGGAGGACGGCTCGGCGGCGTCTGGCATTTGACGAACTTTTCGCTCTCCAGGTTGGGCTTGCCCTTCGGCGTCGACGATTCTCTCAGAGACGAGGTGCCCCGTTTCTGCCTCCCAACGGGGTTCTTCGGAGACGGATTGAAGACGAGCTTCCCTTCGATCTCACTGAGGACCAGCGGTCTGTTC
Protein-coding regions in this window:
- a CDS encoding type II secretion system protein GspE, which produces MTKEAPQTSQSEGLPSASAIADILPDTVSLDGLRADGILPIRWEHDLLIVAVPSLDRYDRAQALGYALGAVVDVEIFEVSAIVQRLNELYDLKSGMADDAVRDMEGIDDVDALAREDVLSDSVDVPVIRLVNGLFVDAMKQRATDIHVEPYEDSVVVRFRTDGVLRDRLTLPRSHQAPLVSRLKVMARMDIAEHMTPQDGRIGITVGGRAVDIRVNSIPTQHGERIALRLLDKGSGVLTLRELGMDDRELGLMERIISNPYGMILFTGPTGSGKSTSLYAILQELAKPSVNVITVEDPVEYDLPGVAQIQVNEKAGMTFASALRSILRQDPDIVMIGEMRDFDTAHIGVQASLTGHLVLSTLHTNDSISAVARLVDMEVEPYLVAGSLVGVIAQRLVRRLCPYCRRSVDVPSMLRRQGVNHAWGAEGCPQCAGTGYRGRVGIYEQLLMDDGLKEAVARNASAREMRDLAKPQGFRTLWEIGLSLVDQGTTSPEELIRVAGES
- a CDS encoding type II secretion protein F, coding for MPAYRYSAYDPKGALKKGRIDAPGSQQAAEALAVQGLVVVEMAEEEVSVGKKYSKLLSLEDHENFCRSLSTYLRAGLPLIEVLRLLEKQGGKHLGLLYGSLRQAVEGGRRLSAALRETRCFDENLCCMLESGERGGTLDQVLKQAVGLFSMQASLRRRLQNAMTYPIIMMVVGLGVVAFLMAYVVPKVAVLFSDMGQALPLPTRILMAVSRGVRFLGVPALLSILVLFVLVKTGRIHLRLPFFQGIRENLILSLVVSNQASLLRSGIPLVQALRMSAVLDPQKDRWLSVADQIKGGLRFEKALEKDGSFDEDLVYFIRVGEVGGDLPGSLEHVAEVRWDRAKSSMDRMTHLIEPAMVLFLGAVVGFVVVAILLPIFDISSFVR
- the gspG gene encoding type II secretion system protein GspG, which translates into the protein MKKRSGFTLVEILVVVVIIGLLATLVAPRVIGRGEEAKRTATEVQIREIEQALDMYKLDNGMYPTTEQGLEALITKPTTSPEPRRWRNEGYMKKLPLDPWGKAFIYRQPGDHGEFDLFSCGPDGEEGGEADGKDIANWD
- a CDS encoding glutamine synthetase type III, which translates into the protein MATTRPREIFKVNVFDRKIMKERLPDEIYRKLDTAIEGGQKLDLSVADFVATAMKEWAVSKGATHYTHWFLPRTEATAEKHVAFLTTDESGTPLDAFNGMELVRSEPDASSFPSGGIRSTFEARGYSTWDPSSPAFIVKSPKGGTLCIPSVFISYDGTPLDMKTPLLKSIDVIGKEAMRLLKLFGNRSVRSVDVTVGAEQEYFLVDEEKARKRPDLLACGRTLIGAASPLEQTVEAHYLGAIHPRILAYMEDVERDMYRLGQVLKARHNEVAPCQFEFAPDVSEGNLGCDQNHILMETMRKMALRHGFRLLLHEKPFAGVNGSGKHLNVSLRDSEGRNLLKPSSNQRRNIQFLTFLSAFLLGAARYDGLLRASIASPGNMHRLGGNEAPPAIMSIYLGELLTQILEGIESGLPDQLPSQSILDLGLNRLPSVLADNADRNRTSPIAFTGNKFEFRPVGAPQALAGPLTVLLAVWSKGMQEISDMIERRTADGMEISDAALEAIRHGAAESRSIRFEGNAYSLDWLKEARKRGLTVAESTPEALDQYLVPENKALMAELNIMSEREMEAYHEIRIEQYVKAVDVEMGILAAMIREGVLPAITRQITLESNALRALPENLIESSTPWTKALQELVTLKNGLILSVQKLDNLRRRRSYSGLLDKARDITENVLPLMASIRGMSDSAELLVAGDLWPYPRYRDLFTTD
- a CDS encoding YggS family pyridoxal phosphate-dependent enzyme, with protein sequence MAILVSVARFGVTTRDFTDHLVLRPHGVSLGSDYRQTDSSTSDFAVYSLFFFDGFTSVGYTGGGGGDSSESSGCALSRERQGCSGVWSDREALPERAVFSRRYGAESRSRSLCQPGGGSGRGDSRVIGGDPRWETGCIRSKKGQGFFSRCSGSANGWGEFFRRGWIKPRESCIIEWNGCTRREGPSVVDFEGQRARIETALGRIAEAARRSGRSPKDVRLIGVTKTHSVDQILPAAQTGLLLAFGENRVQEAEGKIELWPDDVPMAWHLIGHLQRNKAKKAVALFDMIHTLDSLRLAEAVDRLLLEAKKTAYPVLIEVNTSGEVSKHGVSEDDAISLTEAVLSRCLSLDVRGFMTVGPLSDDKSAVARAFAALRKIRDRAVVAMGRPFPELSMGMSGDYELAVEEGSTIVRLGAALFGERERRHEKIC
- a CDS encoding cell division protein, producing MCRTLRRFLVSSLVTVLDIESITFSKALRGYQPEEVEAFLDRVADTLQYVAERQSTLEQEIHRLQEKLGEYDTLKESLQEALLMAQRSSEERVGSAKKEADAIVAEAKSRAEGLIAEARNAKEDILREYGDARKNRAMFLADFRSLLARFASLVDDSERKDEEGFP